From Streptomyces sp. TLI_235, a single genomic window includes:
- a CDS encoding luciferase-like monooxygenase, with the protein MRLSTVILPIHRWSEGQKIWRRAEDLGFHAAYTYDHLSWRTFRDAPWFGAVPTLTAAATATERIRLGTLVTSPNFRHPVTLAKDLLTVDDVSGGRLTVGIGAGGTGFDATATGQEPWSPKERADRFGEFLPLLDELLTTDATTREGTYYSAVEARNIPGCVQRPRVPFYVAATGPRGLRLAAEYGQGWVTYGDPKGPADVPVDQAPAVVRAQLAKLAAACEARGRDAAELEKVLLQGSTAERPLVSLDAFVDWAGTYRELGITELVIHWPVPDSIFENDLAVFEKIATEGLAQLG; encoded by the coding sequence ATGCGACTGAGCACGGTGATCCTCCCCATCCACCGGTGGAGCGAGGGGCAGAAGATCTGGCGGCGGGCCGAGGACCTCGGATTCCACGCCGCGTACACCTATGACCACCTCTCCTGGCGGACCTTCCGGGACGCGCCGTGGTTCGGGGCGGTCCCGACCCTGACCGCCGCCGCGACGGCGACCGAGCGGATCCGGCTCGGCACCCTCGTCACCTCGCCGAACTTCCGGCACCCGGTCACCCTCGCGAAGGACCTGCTGACCGTCGACGACGTCTCGGGCGGCCGGCTGACGGTCGGCATCGGCGCCGGCGGCACCGGCTTCGACGCGACGGCGACGGGCCAGGAGCCGTGGTCGCCGAAGGAGCGCGCCGACCGCTTCGGCGAGTTCCTGCCGCTGCTGGACGAGCTGCTCACCACCGACGCCACGACCCGCGAGGGCACCTACTACTCGGCGGTCGAGGCACGGAACATCCCCGGCTGCGTGCAGCGGCCCCGGGTGCCGTTCTACGTGGCCGCGACCGGCCCGCGCGGGCTGAGGCTGGCCGCCGAGTACGGGCAGGGCTGGGTCACCTACGGCGACCCGAAGGGCCCCGCGGACGTGCCGGTCGACCAGGCCCCCGCAGTGGTCCGGGCCCAGCTGGCCAAGCTCGCCGCCGCCTGCGAGGCCCGCGGCCGGGACGCCGCCGAGCTGGAGAAGGTGCTGCTGCAGGGCTCGACCGCGGAGCGGCCGCTCGTCTCGCTGGACGCCTTCGTCGACTGGGCCGGCACCTACCGCGAGCTCGGCATCACCGAGCTGGTCATCCACTGGCCCGTCCCCGACTCGATCTTCGAGAACGACCTCGCGGTGTTCGAGAAGATCGCCACCGAGGGCCTGGCACAGCTGGGCTGA
- a CDS encoding parallel beta helix pectate lyase-like protein: MHNRRLIATAAALAAGFAFLPGRAYAADPVPNAVPAPAQSGWELPGAKTFTSPAGNSSRVQGRAAVAARAAAVPSTGRTIYVLTRTTCTTDTGTGTQAAPFCSLQRGVDAAVPGDTVRVDGKDEGVSPPGDMEAVVVRTSGLTLVGGTNAPQISSFNHAAGRPALTLDGVSDVTVGHLAFAGGNAPGLLVKGSSRITLDSDRLDGSGGNALTIDGTSSAITVTRSHASMFYPVAGSATISVAAGAKDVTLAGNLVRGATTDNTQTTYQATGGIAATGVQGLNVTGNTVQRGCLPGIAVDGASTAVSIQNNLLVETAAVADCDSGQPAVTVSAESAPATTTDYNDFYAESATGAGPYRWAGTAYPTVAAFKAAQTQGAHDTVETVAPQQVNSGGDWGVAYALQAGSAAIGTANQSAPGALTTDYFGHGPMSDRGAVKFQSNNPGFAMALTAKNTSAFGVSLDLDVTTLPVAQDVYIQWGDGSAVDVLNFYGDKPVKTTAGHTYKKLGDYTITVTDYEKTGNTIRNTVKVSTLGSQYTAYGPKRLLDSRDGTGLEAVGRIPAYGTVKLKVGGANGIPANATAAVLNLTVTGPAADGYVTAYPDGGPRPTTSNVNYRANQTVPNLVMVPIGADGHVDLYNGGRGTTDLVADITGYFTPTAAAGFAPVGPSRLVDTRNGTGAPRGQIPGRGSIPAQIAGATPGLPNGSITAVALNVTVTNPRGDGYLTVYPSGQATPTASNLNFTSGQTIANSVVVPVGADGKIRLFNGAWAGADVVVDVVGYYSDYEMGAFMPVAPERLIDTRDPATWGSGPLKGRYYAYMSMTTHTDIPAFVFNATVTNTGADGYLAVASDPNVLADYRSGHPYPVYPPNTSSLNWRRGSTVPNLVQVTPGRGVIDFFNQSDGNIDLIVDMFGYYQNA; the protein is encoded by the coding sequence GTGCACAACCGCCGTCTCATTGCGACCGCTGCGGCTCTTGCCGCCGGGTTCGCCTTCCTACCGGGCCGGGCGTACGCCGCCGACCCGGTCCCGAACGCCGTGCCGGCTCCGGCCCAGAGCGGGTGGGAACTGCCCGGCGCCAAGACGTTCACGAGCCCGGCGGGCAACTCGTCCCGGGTACAGGGCCGGGCCGCGGTGGCCGCCCGGGCCGCCGCCGTGCCGTCCACCGGCCGGACGATCTACGTCCTCACCCGCACCACTTGCACCACGGACACCGGGACGGGCACCCAGGCGGCGCCGTTCTGCAGCCTGCAGCGCGGCGTGGACGCGGCCGTCCCCGGCGACACCGTCCGGGTCGACGGGAAGGACGAAGGGGTCAGCCCGCCCGGGGACATGGAGGCCGTGGTCGTCCGCACTTCCGGTCTGACCCTCGTCGGCGGTACCAACGCCCCGCAGATCAGTTCGTTCAACCACGCGGCCGGAAGGCCCGCCCTGACCCTCGACGGCGTCAGTGATGTGACGGTCGGTCACCTCGCCTTCGCCGGGGGTAACGCGCCGGGCCTGCTCGTCAAGGGCTCCAGCCGGATCACCCTCGACTCCGACCGCCTCGACGGGTCCGGCGGCAACGCCCTGACCATCGACGGCACGTCGAGCGCGATCACCGTGACCAGGTCGCACGCCTCGATGTTCTACCCGGTCGCCGGCAGCGCGACGATCTCGGTGGCCGCCGGGGCGAAGGACGTCACGCTGGCCGGCAACCTGGTCAGAGGCGCCACCACGGACAACACCCAGACGACGTACCAGGCGACCGGCGGCATCGCCGCCACCGGAGTGCAGGGCCTGAACGTCACCGGCAACACCGTTCAGCGCGGCTGCCTCCCGGGCATCGCCGTGGACGGCGCCTCGACCGCCGTGTCGATCCAGAACAACCTGTTGGTCGAGACGGCCGCCGTGGCCGACTGCGACTCCGGCCAGCCCGCCGTGACGGTCTCGGCCGAGTCCGCCCCCGCGACCACCACCGACTACAACGACTTCTACGCCGAGTCCGCCACTGGCGCCGGGCCCTACCGCTGGGCCGGCACCGCGTACCCGACCGTCGCCGCCTTCAAGGCCGCGCAGACCCAGGGCGCGCACGACACCGTCGAGACGGTCGCGCCGCAGCAGGTCAACAGCGGCGGGGACTGGGGCGTCGCCTACGCCCTGCAGGCCGGCTCCGCCGCGATCGGCACCGCCAACCAGTCCGCGCCCGGCGCCCTGACCACCGACTACTTCGGACACGGCCCGATGTCCGACCGGGGAGCGGTCAAGTTCCAGAGCAACAACCCCGGCTTCGCGATGGCGCTGACCGCGAAGAACACCAGCGCGTTCGGCGTCTCGCTTGACCTGGACGTGACCACCCTGCCGGTCGCCCAGGACGTCTACATCCAGTGGGGCGACGGCAGCGCCGTCGACGTCCTCAACTTCTACGGCGACAAGCCGGTGAAGACGACCGCAGGCCACACCTACAAGAAGCTCGGCGACTACACGATCACCGTCACCGACTACGAGAAGACCGGCAACACCATCCGCAACACGGTGAAGGTCTCCACCCTCGGCTCGCAGTACACCGCGTACGGCCCGAAGCGGCTGCTGGACAGCCGGGACGGCACGGGTCTCGAGGCCGTCGGCCGGATCCCGGCGTACGGGACGGTCAAGCTCAAGGTCGGCGGTGCCAACGGCATCCCGGCGAACGCGACCGCCGCGGTGCTGAACCTGACCGTGACCGGCCCGGCCGCCGACGGCTACGTCACGGCGTACCCGGACGGCGGCCCGCGGCCGACCACCTCGAACGTCAACTACCGGGCCAACCAGACCGTGCCGAACCTGGTGATGGTGCCGATCGGCGCCGACGGCCACGTCGACCTGTACAACGGCGGCCGGGGCACCACCGACCTGGTCGCCGACATCACCGGCTACTTCACCCCGACGGCCGCGGCCGGCTTCGCCCCTGTCGGCCCGAGCCGGCTGGTCGACACCCGGAACGGCACCGGCGCCCCGCGTGGCCAGATTCCCGGACGCGGCTCCATCCCGGCGCAGATCGCCGGCGCCACCCCCGGCCTGCCCAACGGCAGCATCACCGCGGTCGCGCTGAACGTCACCGTCACCAACCCGCGCGGGGACGGCTACCTGACCGTCTACCCGAGCGGGCAGGCCACGCCCACCGCGTCCAACCTGAACTTCACCTCCGGGCAGACCATCGCCAACTCGGTCGTCGTCCCGGTGGGCGCGGACGGCAAGATCCGGCTGTTCAACGGCGCCTGGGCCGGGGCCGACGTGGTCGTCGACGTGGTCGGCTACTACAGCGACTACGAGATGGGCGCGTTCATGCCAGTCGCCCCGGAGCGGCTTATCGACACCCGCGACCCCGCGACCTGGGGCAGCGGCCCACTGAAGGGCCGTTACTACGCCTACATGTCGATGACCACCCACACCGACATCCCGGCGTTCGTCTTCAACGCCACTGTCACCAACACCGGCGCCGACGGCTACTTGGCCGTGGCCTCCGACCCGAACGTCCTCGCCGACTACAGGAGCGGGCACCCGTATCCGGTGTACCCGCCGAACACCTCGTCGCTGAACTGGCGGCGCGGCAGCACCGTGCCGAACCTGGTGCAGGTCACGCCGGGCCGGGGCGTCATCGACTTCTTCAACCAGAGCGATGGCAACATCGACCTGATCGTCGACATGTTCGGTTACTACCAGAATGCCTGA
- a CDS encoding HD domain-containing protein gives MGAAVAGAGGAPRLAEVLAAVSLVTDLGMGEEQGEAVRACLVAVGLGRRLGLTGERLTEVYYTALLHHIGCTATAAEEAARFRMDETVLRPLVTVTDFTGPAEMLPFLRAATAKVPPGRRLGLAGRLAASNRWGAGAQHATCEVAAAMAGRLGLGPGVQEALHQQFERWDGKGGPDGVRDEEFTLPARIAVLAAQAVRLAATGGPAAAVAALRKRGSWLGPGLVAEFGTDGTELLAETADPYEDALAAEPVPWRRLADPDVDRLATALGDLADLKSTCLHGHSRGVAELAQHAAEPGDRTLARRAALVHDLGRIAVPSRIWDMSGPLTALDREAVDLHAYHGERVLGRCAALRELATVVGQHHERLDGSGYHRQATGAAVLPASRLLAAADVYHAMTEPRPYREELSAASAAVELEREAREGRLDPQAVHAVLDAAGAARHRSAPWPAGLSDREVDVLRLLARGSTNRAIAERLTISPRTAEHHVEHIYAKTGCATRPAAALYAMEHGLLTGH, from the coding sequence ATGGGCGCCGCTGTCGCGGGTGCCGGGGGCGCGCCGCGCCTGGCCGAGGTGCTCGCCGCCGTCTCGCTGGTCACGGATCTGGGGATGGGCGAGGAGCAGGGGGAAGCGGTCCGGGCGTGCCTGGTGGCGGTCGGGCTGGGCCGGCGGCTCGGGTTGACCGGGGAACGCCTGACGGAGGTGTACTACACGGCGCTGCTGCACCACATCGGCTGTACGGCCACGGCGGCGGAGGAGGCCGCCCGGTTCCGGATGGACGAGACGGTGCTGCGGCCCCTCGTCACGGTCACGGACTTCACCGGTCCGGCGGAGATGTTGCCCTTCCTGCGGGCCGCCACGGCGAAGGTGCCGCCGGGCCGGCGGCTCGGGCTCGCCGGGCGGCTTGCGGCCTCGAACCGGTGGGGCGCGGGCGCGCAGCATGCCACCTGCGAGGTGGCGGCGGCGATGGCGGGACGATTGGGGCTCGGGCCGGGGGTGCAGGAGGCGCTGCACCAGCAGTTCGAGCGCTGGGACGGCAAGGGCGGACCCGACGGGGTGCGGGACGAGGAGTTCACACTGCCCGCCCGGATCGCCGTGCTCGCCGCCCAGGCCGTACGGCTCGCCGCGACCGGTGGGCCCGCGGCAGCGGTTGCGGCGCTGCGGAAGCGCGGCAGCTGGCTCGGCCCCGGGCTGGTAGCCGAATTCGGAACGGACGGCACCGAGTTGCTCGCCGAGACGGCGGACCCGTACGAGGACGCGTTGGCCGCCGAGCCGGTGCCCTGGCGGCGGCTCGCCGACCCCGACGTGGATCGGCTGGCCACCGCACTCGGCGACCTGGCCGACCTCAAGTCGACCTGTCTGCACGGGCATTCACGAGGAGTGGCGGAACTCGCCCAGCATGCGGCCGAGCCGGGGGACCGCACCCTGGCGCGACGGGCGGCACTCGTCCACGACCTCGGGCGGATCGCCGTACCCAGCCGGATCTGGGACATGTCCGGCCCGCTCACCGCGCTCGACCGCGAGGCCGTCGACCTGCACGCCTACCACGGGGAACGGGTACTCGGGCGCTGCGCGGCGCTGCGCGAACTGGCCACCGTGGTCGGCCAGCACCATGAGCGGCTCGACGGCTCCGGCTACCACCGGCAGGCCACGGGCGCGGCCGTGCTGCCCGCCTCCCGGCTGCTGGCCGCAGCCGACGTGTACCACGCAATGACCGAACCCCGCCCGTATCGAGAGGAGTTGAGTGCCGCGAGTGCGGCTGTCGAACTCGAACGCGAGGCCAGGGAGGGGCGACTCGACCCGCAGGCCGTTCATGCCGTCCTGGACGCCGCCGGCGCCGCCAGGCACCGCAGCGCCCCGTGGCCGGCCGGACTCAGCGACCGCGAGGTGGACGTGCTGCGGCTGCTCGCCAGGGGCAGCACCAACCGGGCCATAGCCGAGCGGCTCACGATCTCGCCGCGCACGGCCGAGCACCACGTGGAACACATCTACGCCAAGACCGGATGCGCGACCCGCCCGGCGGCAGCCCTCTACGCCATGGAGCACGGGCTGCTCACCGGGCACTAG
- a CDS encoding RNA polymerase sigma factor (sigma-70 family) yields MSWHDVASELVQVRGSALKRYGYLLCGDRTEADDLVQDALVRVFARPRRGWSVESAEPYVHRVMLNRYLDQHRRRARWTSLLPRLATPASTGDFTAASGHRMDVVGALDTLSPRQRASVVLRFYEDLSVAEVAARLGCSAGTVKRHLSEPSRDSTRSWCSPLSMRTDMANEQDVIRQLLLDAADRAGPLGAGPDRVTALVRRRRRVRNCALGSLRSASRRVQRSRFRSPTDRHHVWTVRVDTADRHTHGTELRFRTAAARRPPGRPARGLPILPVRRTDVGGRSHAGSHGAPGPADHQPGRNELRDHP; encoded by the coding sequence GTGAGCTGGCATGACGTCGCGAGCGAACTCGTGCAGGTCAGGGGATCCGCGCTGAAGAGGTACGGGTACCTGCTGTGCGGTGACCGTACGGAGGCGGACGACCTGGTGCAGGACGCACTGGTCCGGGTGTTCGCCCGGCCCCGACGGGGTTGGAGTGTCGAGTCCGCGGAACCGTACGTTCATCGCGTCATGCTGAACCGCTACCTCGACCAGCACCGTCGCCGGGCTCGCTGGACCAGCCTGCTCCCACGTCTGGCGACGCCGGCCTCGACGGGTGACTTCACTGCCGCCAGTGGTCATCGGATGGACGTGGTCGGCGCACTCGACACCCTCTCCCCGCGGCAGCGCGCCTCCGTGGTCCTGCGCTTCTACGAGGACCTGTCGGTGGCCGAGGTGGCCGCCCGGCTGGGCTGCAGCGCGGGGACGGTCAAGCGGCACCTGAGCGAGCCGTCGCGAGACTCGACAAGGTCTTGGTGCTCACCTCTCTCGATGCGGACGGACATGGCGAATGAACAGGACGTGATCAGGCAGCTGCTGCTCGACGCAGCGGACCGGGCCGGGCCGCTCGGTGCGGGCCCGGACAGGGTGACCGCACTCGTCAGAAGGCGGCGGCGCGTGCGCAACTGCGCCCTGGGCTCGCTGCGGTCTGCATCGCGGCGGGTGCAGCGATCACGGTTCAGGTCGCCGACGGACCGTCATCACGTGTGGACGGTCCGCGTCGACACAGCCGATCGGCACACCCACGGCACCGAACTGCGTTTCCGCACCGCCGCAGCCCGGCGACCGCCCGGTCGACCGGCTCGGGGACTTCCGATCCTGCCAGTACGTCGGACTGACGTTGGAGGCCGCTCGCACGCTGGCAGCCACGGAGCACCGGGACCTGCAGATCATCAGCCGGGACGGAACGAACTTCGCGATCACCCTTGA